The Cylindrospermopsis curvispora GIHE-G1 genome contains a region encoding:
- a CDS encoding nSTAND1 domain-containing NTPase, producing the protein MAINIVLRVLNGNFSEGFNIDIIYDGKKESERIVENTNIQNLYITWQNILHSYTTRKISSIEVQDTHITTEKWRTAKTKLQTEYEKWLKDQKISSLIEKIISPTEQTKTSTKQNRKLVRIHLIFSPTLNQSSQRDNDILRRLPWGSYFNDHIKSDIADNYDITFILSKEHTSKPIHTNLFSSKPPKILAIFGGHQGELASSQSDEANKLRKICEPNGATVILKNVTEQQEFHQLLINDSYDILFYSGHSSSKDGGTIQFEQETSIIRDFKNDLKEAKKKGLKIALFNSCDGLKIADFLTEEVGIPAVIVMKEPVPDEFAREFFERFLCRFVQENNCLSIAVDLAKNDIAYRENKDFPGATWLPITCYSNTQSEEFTWSKKRQIYISRQNIKIHNYFYHRQNDESQCPYQGLFHFGPQEAEFFFGREIFIEQLYNATQEAIQNATPNPEKRNIIPLIGASGSGKSSLVLAGLVPRLEKQGNWLFTYFRPGEDPFYALATALVPLYTPELNATEKIAQETLLAKLLKEEDLLISKVFPKIQQQNPNFRVLIIADQFEEIYTLCPDEETRHKFLDCLLKSFTPSSQIVLLITMRADFLSHALSYRPFGDILQKTDIKILAMNEQELTEVITGPAERLGVSFEGGLAATILSDVKQQTGNLPLLEFALTKLWESTQGVELTHKIYEEIGKVEGALSRYADDQYNQLKPEEKEKVQRIFIQLVRPGEGAEDTRRIAMKAEIGEENWSLVNKIADTRLVVTSTNTSEQETVEVAHEALIRNWGELRNWIDSNREFRAWQERLRVIRQQWESTERDTELLLRGGMLVQAEERLKERPEDLINERKFIEESIQEKNRILQQEKARQKREMMTAWGITAGSIVAVVVSVALGVTAVHQKNQAEINQAKYLGQESWSLLRQDKWSEALPIAIKAGVIVRDKPGEFLYISSSLQRILQSDFEYSLRSTTRSGFTSVTISPDGKTLVSASSDKTIKIWDMATGKGKHTLTGHQESVNSVTISPDGKTLVSASSDNTIKIWDMATGKGKHTLTGHQSSVYSVTISPDGKTLVSASDDKTIKIWDMATGREKHTLTGHQDSVYSVTISPDGKTLVSASLDKTIKIWDMATGREKHTLTGHQHSVNSVTISPDGKTLVSASLDKTIKIWDMATGREKHTLTGHQHSVNSVTISPDGKTLVSASLDKTIKIWDMATGREKHTLTGHQEWVNSVTISPDGKTLVSASSDNTIKIWDMATGREKHTLTGHQEWVNSVTISPDGKTLVSASSDKTIKIWDMATGREKHTLTGHQDSVYSVTISPDGKTLVSASLDKTIKIWDMATGREKHTLTGHQDSVNSVTISPDGKTLVSASDDNTIKIWDMATGREKHTLTGHQFWVNSVAISPDGKTLVSASDDNTIKIWDMATGREKHTLTGHQYDVRSVTISPDGKTLVSASRDKTIKIWDMATGREKHTLTGHQDSVNSVTISPDGKTLVSASDDNTIKIWDIARGREKNTLTGHLSDVRSVTISPDGKTLVSASRDDTIKIWDISDINVKSLLQKVCNRVRNYLRHDNLVPVEDRYLCDQ; encoded by the coding sequence ATGGCTATAAACATTGTATTACGAGTATTAAATGGCAACTTCTCAGAAGGATTTAATATAGATATCATTTATGATGGAAAAAAAGAATCAGAGCGTATTGTAGAGAATACAAATATACAAAATCTCTACATCACATGGCAAAATATTCTACATAGCTATACAACCCGTAAAATTTCTTCCATAGAAGTTCAGGACACTCATATAACTACAGAAAAATGGAGAACTGCCAAAACAAAGTTACAAACGGAGTACGAAAAATGGCTAAAAGATCAAAAGATTAGTAGTTTGATTGAAAAAATAATTTCTCCTACAGAACAAACTAAAACCTCCACTAAACAGAATCGAAAATTAGTTCGTATTCACCTAATTTTTTCACCAACCCTCAATCAAAGTAGCCAAAGGGATAACGATATTCTCCGCAGACTACCGTGGGGATCCTATTTCAACGATCATATTAAATCTGATATAGCTGATAATTACGATATAACCTTTATTCTATCAAAAGAACATACATCTAAACCTATTCATACTAACTTATTCAGTTCAAAACCGCCAAAAATCCTGGCTATTTTTGGTGGTCATCAAGGGGAACTAGCATCCAGTCAGTCTGACGAAGCCAATAAACTTCGGAAAATATGTGAACCTAATGGCGCAACAGTTATTCTTAAAAATGTTACAGAACAACAGGAATTTCATCAACTACTAATTAACGACAGCTACGATATTCTATTTTACTCGGGACATAGTAGCAGTAAAGACGGAGGCACAATCCAGTTTGAACAAGAAACCTCAATTATCCGAGATTTTAAGAATGATCTCAAGGAAGCAAAGAAAAAAGGGTTAAAAATAGCCCTGTTCAACTCCTGTGATGGACTAAAAATAGCAGACTTTTTAACAGAAGAGGTAGGCATACCAGCTGTAATAGTCATGAAAGAGCCAGTACCAGACGAATTTGCTCGAGAGTTTTTCGAAAGATTTCTATGCCGTTTTGTCCAGGAAAATAATTGCCTATCTATAGCAGTAGATCTAGCCAAAAACGACATTGCTTATAGAGAAAACAAAGACTTTCCAGGTGCTACATGGTTGCCTATAACCTGTTATTCAAATACACAGTCGGAGGAATTCACTTGGAGTAAAAAGAGACAAATATATATAAGTCGCCAAAACATCAAAATTCATAATTATTTTTATCACAGACAAAATGATGAATCCCAATGCCCCTATCAAGGACTATTTCACTTTGGACCACAAGAAGCCGAATTTTTCTTCGGTCGAGAAATCTTCATCGAACAATTGTACAATGCCACCCAAGAGGCCATACAAAATGCCACGCCCAATCCAGAAAAACGTAACATTATACCCCTAATAGGTGCATCTGGTAGTGGTAAATCCTCCCTAGTTCTAGCCGGATTAGTCCCCAGATTAGAGAAACAAGGAAACTGGCTATTTACTTATTTTCGACCAGGAGAAGATCCCTTCTATGCCCTAGCTACAGCTTTAGTACCACTTTATACTCCAGAATTAAATGCCACAGAGAAAATAGCCCAAGAGACCCTTCTTGCCAAGCTTTTAAAAGAAGAAGATCTACTGATATCCAAAGTTTTTCCGAAAATACAACAACAGAATCCTAACTTTCGAGTATTAATTATAGCAGATCAATTTGAAGAGATTTATACCTTGTGTCCAGACGAAGAAACTCGGCATAAATTCTTAGACTGTTTATTAAAAAGTTTTACCCCCAGTAGTCAGATAGTTTTGTTAATCACCATGCGTGCTGACTTTCTTTCCCATGCTCTTTCCTATAGACCCTTTGGAGATATTTTGCAAAAAACGGATATTAAAATCCTAGCTATGAATGAGCAAGAATTAACAGAAGTAATTACTGGACCAGCAGAAAGATTAGGAGTATCTTTTGAAGGGGGACTAGCAGCAACAATATTGAGCGATGTGAAACAGCAAACAGGAAACTTACCATTGCTAGAGTTTGCCCTAACCAAATTATGGGAGTCAACCCAAGGTGTAGAATTAACTCATAAGATTTATGAAGAAATAGGAAAAGTAGAGGGAGCATTGTCCCGATATGCAGATGACCAATATAACCAATTGAAACCAGAAGAAAAGGAAAAAGTCCAACGGATTTTTATTCAATTAGTACGCCCAGGTGAAGGAGCAGAAGATACAAGACGCATAGCAATGAAAGCCGAAATTGGGGAAGAAAATTGGTCATTAGTGAATAAAATAGCAGACACTAGACTAGTAGTAACTAGTACAAATACATCAGAGCAAGAAACAGTAGAGGTAGCACATGAAGCATTAATTCGTAACTGGGGGGAACTAAGGAATTGGATAGATAGCAACCGAGAATTTAGAGCTTGGCAAGAGAGATTAAGAGTTATAAGACAACAATGGGAATCAACAGAACGAGATACAGAATTATTGTTACGAGGAGGAATGCTGGTTCAAGCAGAAGAAAGATTGAAAGAGCGTCCAGAAGATTTAATTAACGAGCGAAAGTTTATAGAAGAGAGTATTCAAGAAAAAAATCGCATCTTACAGCAAGAAAAAGCAAGACAAAAGAGAGAAATGATGACTGCCTGGGGAATTACCGCAGGCTCCATAGTAGCAGTAGTAGTCAGTGTTGCTTTAGGGGTAACAGCAGTGCACCAAAAAAATCAAGCTGAAATTAATCAAGCCAAATATCTAGGTCAGGAGAGTTGGTCTCTGTTGAGACAAGATAAATGGTCAGAAGCGTTACCAATCGCTATAAAGGCTGGGGTAATTGTTCGTGATAAACCGGGTGAATTCTTATATATAAGTAGCTCTTTGCAACGTATACTGCAATCTGACTTTGAATATTCACTAAGATCAACTACTAGATCCGGGTTTACAAGTGTGACAATAAGCCCAGATGGCAAAACCTTGGTTTCTGCTAGTTCTGACAAAACCATAAAAATATGGGATATGGCTACGGGAAAGGGGAAACACACTCTCACTGGGCATCAAGAATCGGTTAATAGTGTGACAATAAGCCCAGATGGCAAAACCTTGGTTTCTGCTAGTTCTGACAATACCATAAAAATATGGGATATGGCTACGGGAAAGGGGAAACACACTCTCACTGGGCATCAATCCTCGGTTTATAGTGTGACAATAAGCCCAGATGGCAAAACCTTGGTTTCTGCTAGTGATGACAAAACCATAAAAATATGGGATATGGCTACGGGAAGGGAGAAACACACTCTCACTGGGCATCAAGACTCGGTTTATAGTGTGACAATAAGCCCAGATGGCAAAACCTTGGTTTCTGCTAGTTTAGACAAAACCATAAAAATATGGGATATGGCTACGGGAAGGGAGAAACACACTCTCACTGGGCATCAACACTCGGTTAATAGTGTGACAATAAGCCCAGATGGCAAAACCTTGGTTTCTGCTAGTTTAGACAAAACCATAAAAATATGGGATATGGCTACGGGAAGGGAGAAACACACTCTCACTGGGCATCAACACTCGGTTAATAGTGTGACAATAAGCCCAGATGGCAAAACCTTGGTTTCTGCTAGTTTAGACAAAACCATAAAAATATGGGATATGGCTACGGGAAGGGAGAAACACACTCTCACTGGGCATCAAGAATGGGTTAATAGTGTGACAATAAGCCCAGATGGCAAAACCTTGGTTTCTGCTAGTTCTGACAATACCATAAAAATATGGGATATGGCTACGGGAAGGGAGAAACACACTCTCACTGGGCATCAAGAATGGGTTAATAGTGTGACAATAAGCCCAGATGGCAAAACCTTGGTTTCTGCTAGTTCTGACAAAACCATAAAAATATGGGATATGGCTACGGGAAGGGAGAAACACACTCTCACTGGGCATCAAGACTCGGTTTATAGTGTGACAATAAGCCCAGATGGCAAAACCTTGGTTTCTGCTAGTTTAGACAAAACCATAAAAATATGGGATATGGCTACGGGAAGGGAGAAACACACTCTCACTGGGCATCAAGACTCGGTTAATAGTGTGACAATAAGCCCAGATGGCAAAACCTTGGTTTCTGCTAGTGATGACAACACCATAAAAATATGGGATATGGCTACGGGAAGGGAGAAACACACTCTCACTGGGCATCAATTCTGGGTTAATAGTGTGGCAATAAGCCCAGATGGCAAAACCTTGGTTTCTGCTAGTGATGACAACACCATAAAAATATGGGATATGGCTACGGGAAGGGAGAAACACACTCTCACTGGGCATCAATACGATGTTAGAAGTGTGACAATAAGCCCAGATGGCAAAACCTTGGTTTCTGCTAGTAGAGACAAAACCATAAAAATATGGGATATGGCTACGGGAAGGGAGAAACACACTCTCACTGGGCATCAAGACTCGGTTAATAGTGTGACAATAAGCCCAGATGGCAAAACCTTGGTTTCTGCTAGTGATGACAACACCATAAAAATATGGGATATAGCTAGGGGAAGGGAGAAAAATACTCTCACTGGGCATCTATCCGATGTTAGAAGTGTGACAATAAGCCCAGATGGCAAAACCTTGGTTTCTGCTAGTAGAGACGATACCATAAAAATATGGGATATAAGTGATATAAATGTGAAATCACTTCTTCAAAAGGTTTGCAATAGAGTTAGGAATTATCTCCGTCATGATAATCTAGTACCAGTAGAGGATAGGTACTTGTGTGATCAATAA
- a CDS encoding phosphotransferase, protein MKLILSSQNVNEYLIKSKLCDRSVENLELKQIQAKNFNLLVTLPGGKKLLVKQEQFINLEKETVGEFFGEWRIPSFLENFPELDHWRRFLPELLLYDAENSILVSTYLDNYQDLGEFYSKNNVFPTQVAAQIGSCLAIIHRETWNKSIYREFFAQEEFAGKPKVSPLLLDSLERIGPEIFGLAPMGGLKFFALYQRYDSLAEAVKLLSRTISPICLTHNDLKLNNILLNQNWKDVNENVVRLIDWERSDWGDPAFDLGMAIASYLQIWLGSLVISNSLSIEESLRLATTPLELLQPSMGRLTLAYLETFPEILQYRPNFLKQVVQVAGFSLITAILAMVQYQKIFNNTGIAMLQVAKALLCRPESSMPTIFGNTATQLNQMNSSVVGKL, encoded by the coding sequence ATGAAGTTGATCTTAAGTTCTCAAAATGTCAACGAATATCTTATCAAGAGTAAGTTATGCGATCGCTCGGTAGAAAATCTGGAATTAAAACAGATTCAGGCTAAAAATTTTAATTTATTAGTAACTTTACCAGGGGGGAAAAAGTTGCTGGTAAAACAAGAACAATTTATTAATTTAGAAAAGGAAACGGTAGGCGAGTTTTTTGGGGAATGGCGAATCCCCAGCTTTCTGGAGAACTTTCCTGAATTAGACCATTGGCGTAGGTTTCTGCCAGAATTACTGCTCTACGATGCTGAGAACTCAATTTTAGTTTCTACTTATCTGGATAATTATCAGGATTTAGGAGAATTCTACTCTAAAAACAATGTCTTTCCTACTCAGGTTGCTGCTCAAATTGGCAGTTGTTTGGCGATAATTCACCGTGAAACCTGGAATAAAAGTATTTATAGAGAATTTTTTGCCCAAGAAGAATTTGCTGGAAAACCCAAGGTATCCCCACTATTACTAGATAGTTTGGAACGGATAGGGCCAGAAATTTTTGGACTGGCCCCCATGGGTGGATTAAAGTTTTTTGCGCTTTATCAACGATATGATAGCTTGGCAGAAGCAGTTAAGCTCTTAAGTAGAACTATTTCTCCTATTTGTCTAACTCACAATGACTTGAAGTTGAATAACATTCTTTTAAATCAAAATTGGAAAGATGTGAATGAAAATGTGGTCCGTTTGATAGATTGGGAAAGGTCTGATTGGGGAGATCCAGCATTTGATTTGGGAATGGCGATCGCCAGTTATCTGCAAATTTGGTTAGGTAGTTTGGTAATTAGTAATTCGCTCAGTATTGAAGAGTCTTTGCGACTAGCAACTACTCCACTAGAATTACTTCAGCCATCTATGGGGAGGTTAACGTTAGCTTATTTAGAAACTTTCCCAGAAATATTACAATACCGTCCTAATTTCTTAAAGCAAGTAGTCCAGGTAGCAGGGTTTTCTTTAATTACTGCAATTTTAGCAATGGTTCAGTATCAAAAAATTTTTAATAATACTGGAATTGCTATGCTTCAGGTAGCCAAGGCTTTGTTATGTCGTCCTGAATCATCAATGCCCACGATTTTTGGGAATACTGCTACTCAGTTAAATCAGATGAATTCTTCTGTTGTTGGCAAACTTTAA
- a CDS encoding DUF1822 family protein gives MLKSITINFTKEDHEQAESAAKKEISQPRIEQQYRNILALLAGKTFLHTLGFESKLDSSLFDSSLEPEFSNSQNLYLPNFNKFLQCYPISRWHDNFNFVLPNHPPQLGHLFIEIDTPYTTAEIIGFLPKITSFELNRSTLKRIDLLLEDIILHSGKIPTVKTPVLRDWLDGLFKDWHQEPELLERIKYLIDLISDED, from the coding sequence ATGCTTAAATCTATTACTATTAATTTCACAAAAGAAGATCATGAGCAAGCGGAAAGTGCTGCTAAAAAGGAAATAAGCCAACCGAGGATAGAACAACAATACAGGAATATCCTAGCCCTCCTAGCAGGTAAAACTTTCCTCCATACGTTGGGTTTTGAAAGTAAATTAGACTCTAGTCTATTTGATAGTTCTCTAGAACCCGAATTTAGCAATTCTCAAAACTTATATTTACCCAATTTTAACAAGTTTTTACAATGTTACCCCATTAGTAGATGGCACGATAATTTTAATTTTGTCTTGCCAAATCATCCTCCCCAACTAGGACACTTATTTATTGAGATAGATACCCCTTATACAACAGCGGAAATCATAGGTTTTCTACCAAAAATAACTAGTTTTGAACTTAACCGCTCCACATTAAAACGTATTGATTTATTATTAGAAGATATAATTTTACATTCTGGTAAAATACCCACCGTTAAAACACCTGTTCTTAGAGATTGGCTAGATGGTTTATTTAAGGATTGGCATCAAGAACCGGAGCTATTGGAACGAATTAAATACCTCATAGACCTAATATCTGATGAGGATTGA
- a CDS encoding GUN4 domain-containing protein: protein MASFTEKCYKLRYLLAEQNWKQANQETKNIIFGIINETKEIPFYLQNISQISSRNLRLIDRLWLKYSQGKFGFSVQQKIYREIGGTQDYDSEKWAIFIGKVGWNESLENENNENNNITLENVPEGHFPMLIPQNDYRPFFFIVIILSSPLLSFLVMKIFSNLWFFLTEFGIWGLLLWVILFILLKIIWITGWGYLQLRLSLHYVPKFNYTCSQIMSSIFERLKSSNL from the coding sequence ATGGCATCATTTACAGAAAAATGCTATAAACTGCGCTATCTCCTAGCGGAACAAAACTGGAAACAAGCAAATCAAGAAACAAAAAATATCATTTTTGGTATTATAAATGAAACAAAAGAAATACCTTTTTATCTCCAAAATATTAGTCAAATTTCCTCTCGAAATCTTCGTCTAATTGACAGATTATGGCTAAAATATAGCCAAGGTAAATTTGGTTTCTCCGTGCAACAAAAAATTTATCGTGAAATAGGAGGAACACAAGATTATGACTCGGAAAAGTGGGCTATTTTTATCGGTAAAGTAGGGTGGAATGAAAGTTTAGAAAATGAAAACAATGAAAATAATAATATAACTTTAGAAAATGTCCCAGAAGGTCACTTCCCCATGTTAATACCACAAAATGATTATCGGCCTTTTTTCTTTATTGTAATCATTCTCTCTAGCCCATTATTATCGTTTTTGGTTATGAAAATCTTCTCGAATCTATGGTTCTTTTTGACTGAATTTGGTATATGGGGTTTATTATTATGGGTGATTTTGTTTATTTTACTTAAAATTATTTGGATAACCGGTTGGGGGTACCTACAACTAAGGCTATCATTACATTATGTTCCAAAGTTTAACTACACATGCTCACAGATTATGTCCAGCATATTTGAGAGACTAAAAAGCTCTAACCTTTAA
- a CDS encoding T3SS effector HopA1 family protein: MSLLNSQSHQLTSEIGTRLKEVLLDIVENVEISADFSIRHPNYEPWEMPTDMLSRIQALPKHIQEKYIILQLRGFLYSIYYNGSIQKSQALGDGNKHQQLDLENNSFAGVSMEFYLQLDKANKGEGYFDSGWSVLREETDGSVAVTKGGLRLHIQRDKHLPEYEKSAVVGDVVSILMPKNLVQNGFYMAVGNAGLQREEAMVRIYFNVTPEGAVAVMAGLTEKLNEMGIPFSFKTLYNSADYQRYDSGVLYFGKQDYKLVRQVVSDVYQQNQSVFKQETPLFTLELAPGLGLAEEPDKKFGSEESFGMNRCQIIAHGLLMAWQQEDNSAVGRINAISEQFSGLGIDWQRPYLNADSEDIYQKLELAD, translated from the coding sequence ATGTCATTACTTAATTCTCAATCTCATCAATTAACTTCTGAAATTGGAACCCGGTTAAAGGAAGTTTTGTTAGATATTGTGGAAAATGTCGAAATTTCTGCTGATTTTTCGATTCGTCATCCTAACTATGAACCATGGGAAATGCCTACGGATATGTTGTCTCGCATTCAGGCTTTACCAAAGCATATACAAGAAAAGTATATAATATTACAATTGCGAGGTTTTCTTTACAGCATTTATTACAATGGGTCGATACAAAAATCACAAGCATTAGGTGATGGGAATAAGCATCAGCAATTAGATTTGGAGAATAATAGTTTTGCTGGTGTATCGATGGAATTTTATTTGCAGTTAGACAAAGCGAATAAAGGAGAGGGTTATTTTGATTCAGGTTGGTCTGTTTTGAGAGAGGAAACCGATGGCAGTGTGGCTGTAACTAAGGGTGGTTTGCGATTACATATCCAACGTGACAAGCATCTTCCAGAGTATGAAAAATCTGCAGTAGTGGGTGATGTTGTATCAATTTTGATGCCCAAGAATTTAGTGCAAAATGGCTTTTATATGGCAGTGGGTAATGCTGGTTTACAAAGAGAGGAAGCCATGGTGCGAATCTATTTTAATGTTACTCCTGAAGGTGCGGTGGCTGTGATGGCTGGGTTAACTGAAAAGTTAAATGAGATGGGCATTCCCTTTAGTTTTAAGACCTTATATAATTCAGCTGATTATCAACGATATGATTCTGGAGTGCTTTATTTCGGCAAACAAGATTATAAATTAGTAAGGCAAGTTGTGAGTGATGTTTACCAGCAGAATCAGTCTGTTTTTAAGCAAGAAACACCTTTGTTTACCCTTGAGTTAGCACCGGGTTTAGGCTTGGCAGAAGAACCAGACAAAAAGTTTGGCAGTGAGGAGAGTTTTGGCATGAATCGGTGTCAGATTATAGCCCATGGTTTATTGATGGCTTGGCAACAGGAGGACAATTCTGCGGTGGGTCGGATTAATGCTATTTCCGAGCAGTTTTCTGGGTTGGGGATTGATTGGCAGCGTCCCTATTTAAATGCTGATTCTGAGGATATTTATCAGAAATTAGAGTTGGCTGACTGA